ATTGCGGTGAGGTGCTGCTCAAATGGACGCCCCCGGCGAATTCGACCTGGGATACGGAATTTCAGTGGGTATGTTTCAATGACGAATGTCCCTATTACACAAGGGGCTGGGATCATATGCTCAAAACACAGAACATCAAGGCATCCTACCGGTACAGGAAGGATCCTCACACCGGGTCGAGTGGACCGCTTCCGTGCTGGTCCCAGGAGGCCCACAAGGACCACATTATCTCCGATGACTGATGAGATGCCCCTGACCGTTTGCATCCATGCTGCGG
The Desulfatiglans anilini DSM 4660 DNA segment above includes these coding regions:
- a CDS encoding ogr/Delta-like zinc finger family protein is translated as MAEAKERCPHCGEVLLKWTPPANSTWDTEFQWVCFNDECPYYTRGWDHMLKTQNIKASYRYRKDPHTGSSGPLPCWSQEAHKDHIISDD